A window of Gracilimonas sediminicola genomic DNA:
GTATCAAGATAAAAACTTCTCAAATCTTACATCTAATATCTTAGATCTCACTACTATGAAAACAAAAAACATACTTATTTACTCTGNNNNNNNNNNNNNNNNNNNNNNNNNNNNNNNNNNNNNNNNNNNNNNNNNNNNNNNNNNNNNNNNNNNNNNNNNNNNNNNNNNNNNNNNNNNNNNNNNNNNTTTTTCGGAGGGACTTCGGAACCACAAACACTTGAAGAGCATATATCAGAAACCCACACTGATGAGGAAGGCAATGTGGTTTATACGTGCAGTATGCACCCTCAGATAAGAGAAAGCGAGCCAGGAAATTGTCCAATTTGTGGCATGGAGTTAATTCCGGCTAATGATCTTGATGACAGTGACTCAGAATCGCTCAACCCGAACGCTGTTACATTCTCGAAAGCCGCACTTGCGCTTGCTGAGGTTGAAACCACTCCGGTTAAAAAAGGAGTCCCAGTGCTTGAAACCCGGTTGCCTGGCAAAGTGGTTGTAAATCAGAACTTGGTATCGAATGTGACGGCTCACTTCCCCGGTCGTGTTCGGGAGTTATATGTAGATTATACCGGTGATTACGTCCGTAAAGGGCAAAAACTGGTTTCTATTTATTCTTCGGAGTTAATTACGGCACAGAGTGAACTTTTGGAAACAGCCCGATTCAAAGAACAAAACCCTCGATTATATGAGTCTGCCCGGCGAAAGCTATTGCTTTGGGAATTTCCGGAAGAGACCATAAACCAGATTGAACAATCAGGAGAAGTGATGGAAGAGTTAGACTTTTTCTCGCCGGTATCTGGCTATGTATCACAGATCAATATCTCTCGTGAAGACCATATTCAGGAAGGTTCAATGCTATACCGGATCGCGAAGCTTTCTGAGGTATGGATTGAATTTGAGGCGTATGAATCGTCAGTCAATAATTTAAAAATCGGAGATAAAATTGATTTTACGGTGAGCTCCATTCCTTGGCACACTTATACCGGTGAAGTCAGCTTTATCCAGCCTTTTTTAAATGATAAATCCCGAACAGTAGAAATACGTATTACTGTTGATAATCCGAGAAAAGAGATGAAACCCGGTATGTTTGCTGAAGGAGTAATTTCTTCTCAAACAGACCAAGAACAGCACCTTCTTATCCCCAGAAGTGCCGTGCTATGGACCGGAGAAAGGTCCATTGTGTTTGTGGATGTTTCTACAGCTGAAACTCCTGCTTTTGAAGCAAGGGAAGTTGCATTAGGCAAAAGGGCTGGTAACAAATATGTAATCGAATCTGGACTGGAAGTTGGTGAACGTGTGGTAACAAACGGCACATTTAAAGTGGACGCAGCCGCACAGCTTAGCGATAAACTCAGTATGATGAATAGAGAACCGGGATCAGGAGCAAATCGTGGGGCACACGATCACGGTGCTATGGACATGAATAATGATGAAATGGATATGGACGACGGCGATATGAATGAATCCACTATGGATACAACTGAAGATCATTCAAATCATGAAATGGATAAAAGCCTTGAGGCATTAGTACCCCAGTACTTGAAACTTCGGGAAGCACTGTCCAAAGATGATTTTGAAACGGCTAAAGAACATGTCCGAGTGTTCTCAACGGATACATTCAGTGATATTGAAGAGCTCAGAGCCGAGTTCAAATCCATTTCAGAAATGCTTATTTCACGAATTGAAGAAGAAGGATATGAAGGAGCACTGTTCAAGCAATATTGCCCTATGTACGGTGGTGGAAGCACCTGGATAAGTGACAAAAAAGATATTGAAAACCCTTTTTATGGCACTCAAATGCACAACTGTGGAGAAACCGTTGAGCAGATGAATTAATGTATAAATCAAAAACGGAGGTATTATGAAATTAGTAAAAGCATACATACGCCCCATGCTGCTTGAAGAAGTGTATAAAGCGCTACGTTCTGAAGGCCATTGTTGCATAACGGTTTTCAGAGGAGAAGGAGCAGGTCAATATACCGATCCTGACCATGCCCATGGCTCTTTGCAATTCCCGGCGATGCACTCCAAAGTTGTGAAAATAGAAATAGCAGCGGTAGACGAAGATGTCAATTCTATTATTGAAATCATTCAACAAACTGCTTCAACAGGTTCGCGCGGAGATGGAATTATATTTGTCATGCCTATTGAGAATATGATTAGAATCAGGGATGGTGAGGAAGGACCTAAAGTAATAGAATAATAGGCTTACACTAAATAAACGGTAAGTATTAATCATCATTGTATAAGCTAACCCCTTAGATAAATGATATTTTAAGTAAAGCAAACATTAACAAAACCATAAGATTATGAGAAAGATAAAATCAATCGCTCTGTTACTGGCAATAAGTTTAGGTCTAACCGTAACCGCTGTGG
This region includes:
- a CDS encoding efflux RND transporter periplasmic adaptor subunit, whose amino-acid sequence is FFGGTSEPQTLEEHISETHTDEEGNVVYTCSMHPQIRESEPGNCPICGMELIPANDLDDSDSESLNPNAVTFSKAALALAEVETTPVKKGVPVLETRLPGKVVVNQNLVSNVTAHFPGRVRELYVDYTGDYVRKGQKLVSIYSSELITAQSELLETARFKEQNPRLYESARRKLLLWEFPEETINQIEQSGEVMEELDFFSPVSGYVSQINISREDHIQEGSMLYRIAKLSEVWIEFEAYESSVNNLKIGDKIDFTVSSIPWHTYTGEVSFIQPFLNDKSRTVEIRITVDNPRKEMKPGMFAEGVISSQTDQEQHLLIPRSAVLWTGERSIVFVDVSTAETPAFEAREVALGKRAGNKYVIESGLEVGERVVTNGTFKVDAAAQLSDKLSMMNREPGSGANRGAHDHGAMDMNNDEMDMDDGDMNESTMDTTEDHSNHEMDKSLEALVPQYLKLREALSKDDFETAKEHVRVFSTDTFSDIEELRAEFKSISEMLISRIEEEGYEGALFKQYCPMYGGGSTWISDKKDIENPFYGTQMHNCGETVEQMN
- a CDS encoding P-II family nitrogen regulator — translated: MKLVKAYIRPMLLEEVYKALRSEGHCCITVFRGEGAGQYTDPDHAHGSLQFPAMHSKVVKIEIAAVDEDVNSIIEIIQQTASTGSRGDGIIFVMPIENMIRIRDGEEGPKVIE